The Nicotiana tomentosiformis chromosome 2, ASM39032v3, whole genome shotgun sequence genome includes the window gttcaagggagataaagtttgtgaggcttgtgcaagggggaagcaggtaagatcctcttttaaatgcaagaaagtggtaagcaccaccaggacgatgaaactggtccatatggatctctgtggtccaataAGAACATTAAACAGatgtggtaagagatatgtgatggtgcttgttgatgattactctaggtttactgagacattatttttaacatctaaagatgaagcatttgacatgttcacttcttttggtAGAAAAACTcataaacaactaggtaatcaacttatatcaattaggtctgatcatggcactgaatttgaaaatgctaaatttgctgaattttgtgatgagcattgcatagatcataatttttctgctcctaggactccacaacaaaatggagtagttgaaaaaAAGAATAGGAAACTTGAAGATAtagctaggactatgcttctttctagtaaactaccccatagcttctgggcagaagctgtaaatactacatgctacatcataaattggtgcatgactagacctcttgtagagaaAACTccttatgagttacttaaagggagaaaaccaaatatatcccatcttagggcatttggatgcaagtgttttgtgcacaacaatggtaaagacTTCCTAGGCAaatttgatcccagaagtgatgagggagtattcttgggatattcttcacatagtataGCTTATAAGGTCtacaacaaaagaactatgtgtgttgaagaaagtggtcatgtggtttttgatgaaactaacattctttctgagagacaggaaTATGATGATGAAGTAATTGGGCTGGTGAGAAACTTAAATAAAACCACAGCCCAGACTAAAGCTGCACTGGAAGAAGGAACATGTGATGAAACAAGTCCTTCTACCCAGTGCAACCTAACAAGGGGAATataacaaagaggaaatgatcctCAAACCTCAATGGAATATGTCCCTGAACTTGTTCCACAGCAACAAAGCAGTGGAGGAACGTCAAGaggaaaccagttggttgtaaaatcttacaagtatcaaagttctcatcccattgagaacataatcactGATCCAACCTTTGGAATCAAAATCAGATCTTCATTAAAAAATCTGTGTGCTTTTGATgccttcttatctcttattgaacctaaaaatattgccaaggctttgcaggatgcagactgggtaaatgcaatgcaagataaaTTCAACCAGTTTGaaagaagtcaagtttggcatctgataccaagacccaaggacaaaTCAGGAATtagcacaaaatgggtcttcataaacaaacttgataaagatggaacagttacaaggaacaagtcaagattggtggttcaagatATAGTCAAGatgagggcatagactatgatgaaacctttgctccaattgcaaggttggaagcaataaggttcctcatagcctttgctgcttacatggaatttacccttcaccagatggatgtcaagagtgccttcctcaatggctatctaaaggaagaagtgtttatcaagcaacctccggggtttgaaagcaaggagagtcctgatcatgtgtacaaacttgacaaagcactttatgggctcaagcaggcgccaagagcatggtatgaaagattatcaaagtttttgcttgagcatgattacaaaagaggtaaaattgacaatacttagTTCTTGAAGGAAAAATGTAaatatctcttggtagttcaaatatatgttgatgatataatctttggagcaactactgataagttaggTAAAGAGTTTGCTAAACTAATaaggagtgaatttgaaatgagcatgataagtgagcttaatttctttttaggcttacaaattaaataaaattcaaatggaactatgattcatcagcagaagtatgtaaaagagttacttaaaaggtttaaaatggaagattctaaagaaattgacactcctattgcaaaagctacaaagttggatatagatgaacctgatTCATctattgatcagaagttgtatatagatgaacctggttcatctattGATTaaaagttgtataggggaatgattggttcattgttgtatctcactacTAGTAGACCTGGCATTGTTTTTAGTGTAgacctttgtgcaagatttcaggcaaatccgaaggagtctcacttgactactgtcaagagaattttgagatatctaaaaggcaccactgatctctgtctatggtatccaaaaggtagtaatttcaatcttgtgggatatgctgatgctgattatacaAGTTTTCttatggatagaaagagcacctcaggtatggcacactttcttggctcatgtcttatatcttgggccaccaaaaagcaaaattcaatGGCAtgatctactgctgaagctgagtatgttgctgctgcttcatgttgtgctcaattgttgtggatcaaacatcaATTAaaggactttggaattgatgttggttgtattcccatttttgtgataacactagtgctattagtatgaccaagaacccggttcaccataagagaactaagcacatagatgttagacatcactttttgagggataactatgaaaaatggttgatcactgtggaattttgtgttACTGACAAgaaaatagctgacatcttcacaaaggccctaagtagagatcactttgaaaggaacatgttagaattagggatgattaagatcacctaaaaggaccagttCAGAATTTACAAcgaaaaaaaattgattttgtttttgcttttggttagaaaatctgaaaatgtgtatataattagattaatttttgctcagactcatactttcaatagtatactcttgttccatatgttaaaatgactcattaatctctaatgatattttctctattttggcaaatttagatttacacaagagaattatcagtgaagaacctggttcatcaagataacacgatatattttctacactctgcataatttgaaataataatatttgggtCATGAGCAAAGTCCTACttaattccaaactccttttgtacttatccgttacaagtgaatcagttctgttcaaaagagtcccaaccgaattgaagtacctagattctagggatacactccaaggtcttttcaaaactgaaattcagtttAATTAGACTTCCACACCCACTATCATCCCTTCCACCACCCCAACCTCTAAGAAAAGAGTATAGATGCTTTCTCGCAAGGTTATTGAGGGGagagaacaaatcaagaaaataaatgaaaaattaaaagcggGTAAGGAAGAAGAACCCCAGAAATCTGATGAATCATTCAAATCtgctactgagggggaagaaactgtttcttatgaaattgaaCAGGTACAGATTTGAAGAATAGGTTTGTAATAGTAGGGTCTAAAGCAGGTGTTGAAACTACAAAGTCTGGAGGAATTGgtggtaaaaaagaaaaagaaaaagaaaaaaagagcaaTGGTGTTCGAAGTGCTGTGAGGGGAAAGGGTAAAAGAATAATTGATTCTACACCCACTCCTGTGAGTTTAACCAGACACAGgtgcaatggttgtttggggagaaaaatctactggagtagaggagagtgtaaagaaaacaTGGGGAAGTGGGTTTGGCGAAGCCGCTGAAGCGCTGGTTCAACTtgagaaaaatatagatgaacctgtttcatctgaacaggaaaccctcgcagacttactgaagagagtgactgaaagttataatccaaagaagaaagggagGTTGGTACAATCAAGGATCATTTTGGGGGCAAATATGCTGCCTTCTTATGACAATGAAGTCCATGTCACTCCTAAAGAACTTGGTTCATCTAAGAAGGTACCAGTGAATAGCAAGGTGCGAaccttggtgcaagaaagtggggctaaggatgctgagattgagaggctgaagaaaagGTTGTTTGAGAtggagactgagagagatgctctcagtactgagctggcaagagaaaaggagaagaatgatggcattcttcaggatatgctgaaactcctccaagccaaaaaccaaaCACCTAGTTCTTCCAAACCTTAAACTCCTAGCCCAGTGTAGATCTTTCAGTGACCCAGTTTGGGATTTTTTTTTGTTTgctcatgttttcagtatttttatttctttttatgctttgtggaagaattgtatcaatcatcaatgaaattcattatttttgctctaactgtttgtttatatttctttgatggttaaaattcttagcttgatctatgatgattaatccatgattgcatttgaagtagcccaaGTGGCCATGAataagttttaaaatctggttatctcacatttttatgcaacttttcgatgaggccaaaatggggaaaacggttgtgctttacactttgaacaatgatgtttataacctaatgaacctggtcctttaTGATAAGTggaaattattctaacgttgtgttgatgttgggctaagttgaaacagggcctaagcttatgaaaagcacagagtttgtcatcatcaaaaaaggggaatttgttggcctaagtgaaggttagttttgaagattgacaaaggaagctcaggcatgaaccgagtccatcccttgtgtgcatagacacgggcagattcgagcatatGGGATatacgtgaaggagataagcttaacttggtctaattaatatctcctgatcgaaaatggttgcataattgataaagagaaggactccttaatcaaagagaacactatccaaggtAAGAGATgagttagaggttgagatcaactagaactcttccaccaaggaagagtagcattacaACACTAGTTATTTtttactctactaactctataaatcataggatgttctcattttacatGGGACatacaaaagcagaagttaaacgtgaattgagagcaaaatagcaaggcattttgtaaacagttcgtgtgtgattcaagtgtgcgaacctgaagctacatgaactagatagaagaaccagctccaagtgtctgtcttttattctagttcaattgtagtagatgttttcatattgtacctttcagctttatctagaggcaattgtaataggtactcagagtattcaagttagagttaacttgaagttgtcgcagcagttagaggctggttgccataacgggattagagttaatcctaggtttacaaaagtgttttgtaaatgcagtttttggcttagtgatttagtggagattttggaaaaatcctactgggaagtaggtcgtgattttttcaccttttgagtcaggtgttttccacgtaaaatacttgtgttcttaaATTTCTACATTTATTATTCcccaacagtagtataaggaatacatagaagaaccaggtccttctataatctgtgcacgcgaaaaattggacaccacataaATCACCCCCTCTCTTGTggggtattgaagttaaaacatcaatagAGTTACTCGGTACCTATGCAGATAgaagataaaaaatattttctagatgCGCGCAAGCTGACCTGGACACAATAATTATAAAAACATACTTTTACCTTTGCGTATGTTTCCTAAACCCTCGTTCATTCTAGAATGATTTCCTAAACTTTCGATCATTAGTTGTTACACACACTTAATACATGTCAGTTTAAATGTAGTATAACAAGTAATGAACGAAAGTTTAGGAAATCATTGTGAAAGTTCAAAGAGATTTTGAAGTTCCCTTTCCCCCGCTTTCTTTTTCCAaaccaaaaaacaaaataaaacttCACTTTACGCAAACAAGAAAGGATTATTTTATAGAAAATTACTTACCATAGTTAAGTAGTAAAATAAGGTGACAATACATATATCAATTGACTAGAGCTGAAATTATATCATACATTTATATAAATATTAAGTGCCAATAAGTTAAGTGCATATTTATTTAGAGTCCTATATGCTTTTGGTAGCCAATTTATAAGATATTCTTTGTGTTAGTATTTTGAATCATTATACACACTAAACACTAACTTTTATATATGTAGTGCAAAATTGGTTTCCCTTTTTTATGATAAAAAGAAATATGCCTTGTGCATGATCCATTTGTCATTTTACAACTCATTTTCCTCTAATATGTACAAAATTTTAAGTAATCTTATTCTGGTTTTATAAAGTAGATTTCTTCTTTTGTAATACTCCTAACGATTTACAATAAAGTTTTGTATTTATATTCACAAAATATATAATATTGTTAGCACTACGTACAAGTTGCAAACAGATTATATAACATACCCCTTGAATTTATTGGTTACATTTATTTTAACTTTTTGTATTTGTTTAAGGACAGTGAGAATTAGACTTGCAACCATTATGTTATgttttttaaaacttttatttactAAAATTTATTTGCCAGTCCTTTTTAAATATATACACTAAAGCTAATTTCAGTCCGCAGACCCAAATCGCCTCAGAGTTTGGAAAATCCTTTCAACTGtactatactctctctctctctctcccccccccctctctctctctcaataaTGCCTCAAATTGATTTAGAACCACCAGTTCCTACCTATGCCGGCGGCAATAGTGACCGGAAAATTGCATGTGAAACTCTGGTGAACGTCACCGTCGTCAAACTGGAGAACGCTGATATTCCCGACGACGAAAAGGAACTTCCACCGGATTTTCCGCCGG containing:
- the LOC138904391 gene encoding uncharacterized mitochondrial protein AtMg00820-like, with translation MEYVPELVPQQQSSGGTSRGNQLVVKSYKYQSSHPIENIITDPTFGIKIRSSLKNLCAFDAFLSLIEPKNIAKALQDADWVNAMQDKFNQFERSQVWHLIPRPKDKSGISTKWVFINKLDKDGTVTRNKSRLVVQDIVKMRA